The Microplitis mediator isolate UGA2020A chromosome 4, iyMicMedi2.1, whole genome shotgun sequence nucleotide sequence GCACAACTCTGAATGCTTGGGGTCCAGATATGACTCTCAATATCGCTCGTGCAGTTTCACTTCTCAACAATGCACCGATAGGTAATTTTGTTGATAATGCACTGAGTGTTGTATGTGCAATAGCAATACCTAAATTAGCTCCTAACACAACCAGCGCAATACCTCGGACAATACCGAATAAATAACCGCTtgcaattatcaaaaataaataaccgaCTACTATAGGAAATGATACCACTGTAAATAGTGATATTACAATAATGCTTATCACCCATATATCTTTGTGCTCTATCCAGTACAATAATCTTTCAATGTAATCTTTGCATATAAAGACGATGGCACCCAGAAACGCTAAAGTTGCGATTGTTACTACAATGTAACATACAGAATTTGAACTTACACAGTTGCATTTAactgatgaatttttaattggtcTTGTACTTGATTCAATACTTTCGATATCTATTATATCCATTTCTTCATTtatctgtaaataaataaataaatcaataaataaataaatgaatgaatgaataaattattaaaataaaaaactggtGATTCAgcgaattcaaatttttaaaaataattacctggTATCAGCGGTTTTTTT carries:
- the LOC130666644 gene encoding transmembrane protein 64 gives rise to the protein MDIIDIESIESSTRPIKNSSVKCNCVSSNSVCYIVVTIATLAFLGAIVFICKDYIERLLYWIEHKDIWVISIIVISLFTVVSFPIVVGYLFLIIASGYLFGIVRGIALVVLGANLGIAIAHTTLSALSTKLPIGALLRSETARAILRVISGPQAFRVVLFARLTPIPFGLQNTIFAVSNISGLRYHIASAIGLLPAQLINVYLGSSLRSMQDVLQDKSTAATGYIVFCFQIIIGVSLMVYVVQKARRELHLALLEADLAAMSDNSHYLHDAIPDSKGSLSSLMA